A single region of the Mugil cephalus isolate CIBA_MC_2020 chromosome 4, CIBA_Mcephalus_1.1, whole genome shotgun sequence genome encodes:
- the gata1a gene encoding GATA binding protein 1a gives MMEDSSEQSHWVSPALLSSDPLAGFSSDPGLMPPGEDSEAFFSGQDTDYGGLPSFFPSPNHSRAPSSYRHSSVRTVFSSPSFLSNLQLLDGPSNHSMSSPYNAPASTWSSSPLTKAPLHSHSHTPTSLYTPGVTSSFTTSRDGYSSPGREGRESPRLQEALKAERLSPLGGPGASNSFLNLTPAAGSMYTPPSHPHMLSPYSSYMSGPQEYSSAALYSSPGAWISPSYSPKLRNKLRISTPEARECVNCGATATPLWRRDGTGHYLCNACGLYHKMNGQNRPLIRPKKRLIVSKRAGTLCANCHTSTTTLWRRNANGEPVCNACGLYFKLHNVNRPLTMKKDGIQTRNRKVSNKNKKSKKAALLEQYSEVAQPSSLDDNGGPYSLGPGTLLTYSHAPHLIPTPSPLHPSAGLPYTHHLNTGMVPTLV, from the exons ATGATGGAAGATTCGTCAGAGCAGTCCCACTGGGTGTCTCCAGCTCTCCTCAGCTCGGACCCTCTAGCCGGTTTCTCCTCGGATCCCGGCCTGATGCCTCCAGGTGAAGACAGTGAGGCCTTCTTCTCCGGCCAGGACACCGACTACGGCGGCCTGCCCTCTTTCTTCCCCAGCCCGAACCACAGCCGAGCGCCTTCTTCCTACAGACACAGCTCTG TCCGAACAGTGTTCAGCTCGCCGAGTTTCCTCAGCAACTTGCAGCTGCTGGACGGGCCGTCCAACCACTCCATGAGCTCGCCCTACAACGCCCCGGCCTCCACTTGGAGCAGCAGCCCGCTCACCAAGGCGCCGCTGCACTCGCACTCGCACACCCCGACCTCGCTCTACACCCCCGGAGTCACCTCTTCTTTTACCACCTCAAGAGATGGATACTCGTCCCCGGGCAGAGAGGGCAGGGAGAGCCCCCGGCTGCAGGAGGCCCTGAAGGCTGAGCGCCTGAGCCCACTGGGAGGGCCGGGGGCCAGCAACAGCTTTCTGAACCTGACCCCTGCGGCCGGGAGCATGTACACTCCGCCATCTCACCCGCACATGCTGAGCCCTTACAGCTCGTACATGAGCGGCCCGCAGGAGTACAGCTCGGCGGCCCTCTACTCCAGCCCTGGAGCGTGGATCAGCCCCTCGTACTCCCCCAAACTCCGCAACAAGCTGCGGATATCCACTCCAG AGGCCAGAGAGTGCGTTAACTGTGGAGCCACAGCTACCCCTCTGTGGCGCCGGGATGGCACAGGCCACTACCTGTGCAATGCCTGTGGACTGTACCACAAGATGAACGGCCAAAACAGACCTCTAATCCGGCCCAAGAAGAGACTG ATTGTCAGCAAGCGTGCCGGCACCCTGTGTGCCAACTGCCACACCAGCACGACAACACTGTGGAGACGCAACGCCAATGGGGAGCCTGTGTGTAACGCCTGTGGACTCTACTTTAAACTGCACAAT GTCAACCGGCCTCTCACAATGAAGAAGGACGGCATTCAAACTCGTAACAGAAAAGTCtccaacaagaacaagaagagcAAGAAGGCCGCCTTGTTGGAGCAGTACTCTGAGGTGGCTCAGCCGTCCTCCCTGGACGACAACGGTGGGCCCTACTCCCTGGGCCCCGGGACTCTCCTGACCTACAGCCACGCGCCGCACCTCATCCCCACGCCATCTCCCCTGCACCCCTCCGCCGGCTTGCCCTACACACACCACCTCAACACTGGCATGGTGCCCACCCTGGTGTGA
- the si:dkey-13a21.4 gene encoding ras-related protein rab7: MTERRGTAVTLKVILIGNSGVGKSSFMNRYVNHRFTNLYRATIGTDFLSKTVNIDGDTVTLQIWDTAGTERFQSLGTPLYRGAHCCMLVFDVTSKASFDALEQWRKEFLIQGEPQDPSDFPFIVLGNKTDLSDREVSRRKALQWCEEIGAEYFEGSAKQDLDVEKPFVRAAQGGLQQYKKHTLENTGHFQITCKQPRETRNTCEC; the protein is encoded by the exons ATGACTGAGAGACGAGGCACTGCTGTCACCCTCAAAGTAATCCTCATTGGAAACTCTGG GGTGGgaaaatcctccttcatgaacAGATATGTCAACCACCGCTTCACCAACCTGTACCGGGCCACCATAGGGACCGACTTCCTCTCCAAAACCGTCAACATAGACGGAGACACGGTCACCCTGCAG ATCTGGGACACAGCGGGGACGGAGAGGTTCCAGTCTCTGGGTACACCTCTCTACAGAGGAGCCCACTGCTGCATGCTGGTGTTTGATGTCACATCCAAAGCCAGTTTCGATGCCCTGGAGCAGTGGAGGAAGGAGTTCCTCATCCAGGGAGAGCCCCAGGACCCATCTGACTTCCCCTTTATCGTACTGGGCAATAAAACTGACCTGAGCGACCGGGAG GTGTCCCGCAGGAAGGCCCTGCAGTGGTGCGAGGAAATCGGAGCCGAGTACTTTGAGGGAAGCGCCAAACAGGATCTAGACGTGGAGAAGCCGTTCGTGAGAGCGGCTCAGGGCGGCCTACAGCAG tacaaaaaacacacattggAAAATACAGGACATTTCCAGATAACCTGCAAACAGCCGAGAGAAACTCGCAACACCTGTGAGTGCTGA